Proteins co-encoded in one Gouania willdenowi chromosome 1, fGouWil2.1, whole genome shotgun sequence genomic window:
- the spink4 gene encoding serine peptidase inhibitor, Kazal type 4: MTGRLVFLGLLLICVAAAATEKSGQMRKPSCPTMDDLNACPLNYAPICATDGNTYPNECALCVRRATTKMDILIVKEGNC, translated from the exons ATGACGGGAAGGCTTGTTTTTCTGGGACTTCTGCTCATCTGTGTGGCCGCAG CTGCGACGGAGAAGTCTGGACAAATGAGGAAG CCCTCATGTCCCACCATGGACGACCTCAATGCCTGTCCGCTAAACTACGCGCCCATTTGCGCCACTGACGGAAACACGTACCCCAACGAGTGCGCGCTGTGCGTGCGCCGAGC AACTACCAAAATGGATATTCTGATTGTCAAAGAGGGAAACTGCTAA